CATAGTCCGCGACACGCGGATCGGCGGGGTCGTCGATCATCACGATCCGCCGCTCGCGCTCCTCAAGCACGCCGGACCTGTCCAACACGCCACCCGCCCCACATGTCATCCGTGTGTAACGCCGGAACAGCACAATCAGCGCCCATGACCGCATCCGGCTCCGTGACCAGCAGCCCAGGTGGCCCAGGCAGCCCGGAAAGCCCAGCCCGGTCCGGCCACACGGCCGCACCCGGTGCCGCACCAGCGGGGCAACGCCCGGGTCATCGTCCCGCCGACCTCCTGGTGGTCGGCGCGGAGCTTGTCGCCACCGTGGACGCCGACCGCCGGGAGATCCCGGGCGGCTGGATAGCGATCACCGACGGCCTGGTCAGTGCGCTCGGCGGCCAGTCCGACCCACCCCCGGCCGCGACCCGAGTCCTGCGTGCCGACGGCTGTCTCATAACGCCGGGCCTGGTGAACACACATCATCACATCTACCAGAACCTCACCCGTTCCTTCGCTCCGGCGCTCGGCGGCACCCTCTTCACCTGGCTGACGACGCTCTATCCACTCTGGTCACGGCTGGACGAGGAAGCGGTCCACACCTCCGCCTACGTGGGCCTGACCGAACTGGCGCTCGGCGGCTGCACCACATCGACCGACCATCTGTACGTACACCCGCGCGGCGGCGGCGATCTCATCTCCGCCGAGGTCGCCGCGGCACGGACGCTGGGCATGCGGTTCCACCCGACCCGCGGCTCGATGTCACTTTCGGTCAAGGACGGTGGGCTCCCTCCTGACTCGGTCGTCCAGGACGCGGATGAGATCCTCTCCGACTCCGCCCGTCTCGTGGCCCAGCATCACGACCCGTCCTACGGCGCGATGATTCGGATCGCGCTGGCACCCTGCTCGCCGTTCTCTGTCAGTCCGGAGCTCATGCGGGCCACCGCGGAACTGGCCGAGTCCCTGGACGTCCGGCTGCACACGCATCTGGCCGAGGACCCAGAAGAGGACGACTACTGCCTGGCGGTGTTCGGACGGCGCCCGATCGACCAGTTCGAGGAGGTCGGCTGGGGCGGCGACCGGGCGTGGGTCGCGCACTGCATCTGCCCCGACGAGGAGGAGATCAAGCGGCTCGGCCGGTGGGGCACCGGGGTGGCCCACTGCCCGAGCAGCAACATGATCCTCGGCGGCGGCCTCGCGCCCGTGGCGGAGCTCCGTTCGGCCGGCGTCCCGGTCGGCCTGGGCTGCGACGGGTCGTCATCCGCCGATTCGGCCTCGCTGTGGCTGGAGGCTCGGACCGCCATGCTGCTGGGTCGGCTGCGACACGGAGCCGCGGCGATGTCCGCCCGGGACGCACTGGAGATCGCCACCCGGGGTGGCGCGGGCTGTCTAGGCCGGACCGGTGAAATCGGCGAACTCTCCGTCGGGTCTGTCGGCGACCTCGTCGTCTGGCCGTTGGACGGGATCGCGTACGCGGGAGCTCTCTCCGACCCGATCGACGCCTGGCTGCGCTGCGGGCCCACCGCGGCCCGGCACACGATCGTGGCCGGCAGGCTCGTGGTGGAGAACGGAGTGCCGACCCATCCCGATCTCGACGAGATGCTCGTCCGGCACCGCCGGATCGCCGGCGGCATCCAGGCGGCGTTCGACGATGCCGGCATCGACCCGACCGTTCCCGTCAATGCAGGCGGCAGTGCCGGATCGACGAAATAGCGTTGCACGTCTCCGGTCCGGGGACGAC
The sequence above is drawn from the Parafrankia discariae genome and encodes:
- a CDS encoding 8-oxoguanine deaminase; the encoded protein is MVGAELVATVDADRREIPGGWIAITDGLVSALGGQSDPPPAATRVLRADGCLITPGLVNTHHHIYQNLTRSFAPALGGTLFTWLTTLYPLWSRLDEEAVHTSAYVGLTELALGGCTTSTDHLYVHPRGGGDLISAEVAAARTLGMRFHPTRGSMSLSVKDGGLPPDSVVQDADEILSDSARLVAQHHDPSYGAMIRIALAPCSPFSVSPELMRATAELAESLDVRLHTHLAEDPEEDDYCLAVFGRRPIDQFEEVGWGGDRAWVAHCICPDEEEIKRLGRWGTGVAHCPSSNMILGGGLAPVAELRSAGVPVGLGCDGSSSADSASLWLEARTAMLLGRLRHGAAAMSARDALEIATRGGAGCLGRTGEIGELSVGSVGDLVVWPLDGIAYAGALSDPIDAWLRCGPTAARHTIVAGRLVVENGVPTHPDLDEMLVRHRRIAGGIQAAFDDAGIDPTVPVNAGGSAGSTK